The proteins below are encoded in one region of Silene latifolia isolate original U9 population chromosome 2, ASM4854445v1, whole genome shotgun sequence:
- the LOC141627994 gene encoding uncharacterized protein LOC141627994 codes for MLMAPDVLSSRIEPLEVVNDIYEFERRRDEVEESFYECDENWSISAPACMSSTMGKQDDRNDLQSQIAELSPIVDKLYLKYEDGDIPVGYRFKPTDGQLLVYLNRKAESEALPNTEIEDIDAHTFFTKHPKELVTDICDRREWYFYVQHDDEELYNNVKKEMIYDKLPCFWSMEERYNIHDEDIIDNVIGYKTVFRFFRKTKKTFWKLEEFRSNYEFDKTSTNWTLARIIRGTEY; via the exons ATGTTAATGGCACCCGATGTGTTGTCCTCTAGAATAGAACCGTTAGAGGTGGTTAACGATATATATGAATTCGAAAGACGAAGAGATGAAGTGGAAGAAAGTTTTTATGAATGCGATGAAAATTGGAGTATTTCGGCGCCTGCATGTATGTCGTCGACAATGGGCAAACAAGATGACAGAAACGATCTGCAATCACAAATTGCAGAATTAAGTCCGATAGTTGATAAATTATACCTAAAATATGAGGATGGGGATATTCCGGTGGGTTACAGGTTCAAGCCAACTGATGGACAGTTGTTAGTTTACCTTAATCGTAAAGCAGAGTCTGAAGCACTCCCGAACACAGAAATAGAGGACATTGATGCACATACGTTCTTTACGAAACATCCTAAGGAATTGG TGACAGATATATGCGACAGAAGAGAGTGGTATTTCTACGTACAACACGATGATGAAGAGTTGTATAACAACGTAAAAAAAGAAATGATTTATGATAAATTGCCATGCTTTTGGAGTATGGAGGAACGATACAACATACATGACGAGGATATAATTGATAATGTAATTGGTTACAAAACCGTGTTCAGGTTCTTTCGAAAGACAAAGAAGACATTTTGGAAACTGGAGGAATTTCGTTCTAATTACGAGTTTGATAAAACT AGCACGAACTGGACGCTAGCAAGAATCATAAGAGGCACTGAATACTGA
- the LOC141627752 gene encoding F-box protein At5g07610-like, whose product MATPLKTPKINHCVNSTTIEDLDDDMLTQILVRLSNCKTVLVCSPVNKRWYSLISDPNFPYLFANHKKKTTTLMKGSGCDHEDDEPSLTFVTARSCDEQQFITEARFGSPKLSLEFLPNNNFIATATFKDLMLCYQRGTCDETGRDYYIINPLTKRWVALPPYDQQYLITDTVLICQPPYNHTQHYKFRVVEVCRQESEDIFDLVVYCSEIGEWKEIELRIPKEAGPLMMTTAEPEIVVCNGIIYIKCGLCLMALDPFDVNDACDTTLEARLMPPLPELGYLHESSGQLLLVHTPERQHLPYLKYRKEGTTIKIEMEVWKLDLNQTPPVWETTFQGLCKGTKNSIELPDNTPFEGKIYYANVVVHPYNDKLIYIYLAEEEQLFLCDTRTGFITSSLSLPDYGRNLLRLEHQWWPTSVPALV is encoded by the coding sequence ATGGCTACGCCTCTAAAAACGCCGAAGATTAACCATTGTGTTAATTCAACAACAATCGAAGATTTAGATGACGATATGCTTACTCAAATCCTAGTTAGACTTTCCAATTGTAAAACGGTACTAGTATGCAGTCCGGTGAACAAGCGTTGGTATTCTTTAATCTCCGATCCCAACTTTCCGTACCTATttgccaaccataagaagaaaaCCACCACGCTTATGAAGGGCTCCGGTTGCGATCATGAAGATGATGAGCCATCGTTGACCTTTGTTACCGCGCGGTCCTGTGATGAACAACAATTCATCACAGAAGCCAGATTTGGGTCGCCAAAATTGTCTTTGGAATTCTTACCTAATAACAATTTCATTGCAACGGCCACATTCAAGGACTTGATGTTATGTTATCAGCGCGGTACCTGTGATGAAACAGGCCGAGATTATTACATTATCAATCCATTAACCAAGCGATGGGTTGCGCTGCCACCATATGATCAACAGTACCTGATAACAGATACTGTTTTGATATGCCAACCACCTTATAACCACACTCAACATTATAAGTTTAGAGTTGTGGAGGTTTGTCGTCAGGAGTCTGAAGACATATTTGATTTGGTGGTTTATTGTTCGGAGATTGGTGAATGGAAGGAAATTGAACTTAGGATCCCCAAGGAGGCTGGACCACTCATGATGACTACTGCAGAACCGGAGATTGTTGTTTGTAATGGCATCATCTACATTAAATGTGGGTTATGTTTGATGGCGTTGGACCCGTTTGATGTGAATGACGCTTGTGACACGACCCTTGAGGCTAGACTTATGCCGCCCCTACCCGAACTTGGGTATCTGCACGAATCCTCCGGACAATTGTTACTCGTGCATACTCCTGAGAGACAGCATCTACCTTACTTAAAATACAGAAAAGAAGGAACAACTATTAAAATAGAGATGGAAGTGTGGAAGTTAGACCTGAATCAAACACCTCCCGTGTGGGAGACGACTTTCCAAGGCTTGTGCAAAGGCACTAAGAATAGTATTGAATTGCCCGATAACACCCCGTTTGAAGGCAAGATTTACTACGCGAATGTTGTAGTACACCCATACAATGACAAGCTGATTTATATATATCTTGCCGAAGAAGAGCAGTTATTTCTGTGTGACACGCGAACAGGCTTCATAACATCTTCATTAAGTTTGCCTGATTATGGGCGGAATCTTTTAAGACTCGAGCATCAATGGTGGCCCACCTCAGTTCCTGCGCTTGTGTAA
- the LOC141627757 gene encoding F-box protein At5g07610-like — translation MATPLKTPKINYGVNSTTMEDLDDHMLTQILFRLPNSKTVVACSPVNKRWCSLISDPNFPVQFVNHKKKTTTLLNDGLGFDHEYDEPPWTFVTTIVHRFIQFQYYRKLDKKTKFIFQSPLSLKFLPGNSFTTLATFKDLVLCSYETYKKGGRIYYITNPLTKQWVALPPYPVDKHQLTPTTTTLICQPPYYNHNQDYKFRIVEVCDPPIVHSQEPSEMDNDFFDMPTTLLYTFKLVVYCSEIGEWKVIDLRIPKEVGPFPVSKPAIVVSNGIIYFKSELRLVALDPFDVNDACNTTLEALVMPPLPDFGYLLESSRQLLVVHTPNSQGGLSYRKDGTTICIELEMVVWKLEPNQAPLVWEMTFQGLCTGTLDSIGTPRYFRSEGRIYATHIGVHPYNDKLIYMYLELKGQFILCDTQIGSITPIQSLPHNHNVSTFHRLEQQWWPTPVPALVQCVTAT, via the coding sequence ATGGCTACGCCTCTAAAAACACCAAAGATTAACTATGGTGTTAATTCAACAACAATGGAAGATCTTGATGATCATATGCTAACTCAAATACTATTTAGACTTCCCAATTCTAAAACGGTAGTAGCATGCAGTCCTGTGAACAAGCGTTGGTGTTCTTTAATCTCGGACCCCAACTTTCCGGTCCAGTTCGTCAACCACAAGAAGAAAACCACTACCCTTTTGAATGACGGCTTGGGTTTCGATCATGAATATGATGAGCCACCGTGGACCTTCGTTACGACCATTGTACATAGATTTATCCAATTCCAATATTATCgcaaactcgataaaaagactaAATTTATATTTCAGTCTCCATTGTCGCTGAAATTCCTGCCTGGTAATTCTTTCACTACATTGGCCACATTCAAGGACTTGGTGTTATGCTCCTACGAGACCTATAAAAAAGGCGGCCGCATTTATTACATTACCAATCCATTAACCAAGCAATGGGTTGCTCTGCCACCATACCCTGTTGATAAGCATCAACTGACACCGACAACGACGACTTTGATATGCCAACCACCATATTATAACCACAATCAAGATTATAAGTTTAGAATTGTGGAGGTTTGTGATCCACCTATTGTTCACAGTCAAGAGCCTTCGGAAATGGATAACGACTTCTTTGATATGCCAACCACCTTATTATACACATTCAAATTGGTCGTTTATTGTTCGGAGATTGGTGAATGGAAGGTAATTGACCTTAGGATCCCTAAGGAGGTTGGACCATTCCCAGTGAGTAAACCCGCGATTGTTGTTTCTAATGGTATCATTTACTTTAAAAGTGAGTTACGTTTGGTGGCATTGGACCCGTTTGATGTGAATGACGCTTGTAACACGACCCTTGAGGCACTAGTTATGCCACCACTACCTGATTTTGGGTATTTGCTAGAATCCTCGAGACAATTGTTAGTCGTGCATACTCCTAATAGTCAAGGCGGCTTAAGTTACCGAAAAGATGGAACAACTATTTGTATTGAATTGGAGATGGTAGTGTGGAAGTTGGAACCGAATCAAGCACCTCTCGTGTGGGAGATGACATTCCAAGGCTTGTGCACAGGCACTTTGGATAGTATTGGCACGCCCCGTTACTTCAGATCTGAAGGTCGCATTTACGCCACGCACATTGGGGTACATCCATACAATGACAAGCTGATCTATATGTATCTTGAACTTAAAGGACAGTTTATTTTGTGCGACACGCAAATAGGAAGCATAACGCCTATACAAAGTTTGCCCCATAACCATAATGTGTCGACATTTCATAGACTCGAGCAGCAATGGTGGCCCACCCCAGTTCCTGCACTTGTTCAATGTGTAACAGCTACATAA